One Arvicanthis niloticus isolate mArvNil1 chromosome X, mArvNil1.pat.X, whole genome shotgun sequence genomic window, CCGAGTCATAACTTGTGCACTTCAAATGTTTTTTCAGTTTACTCTGCCTTCATCCTGTCCCTATTCTGGTCCCGACAGCCCCAATCCTGGATTACtatatagtttctttttctgactactgttttccttcctctggtCTGTTTTGGTTGTTTCTACCAGACTGATTTTTCAGAGGCattgttttatcttgtttccCCTGGCCCTGAAATCTCTAATGACTCCATTGTCTGCTCCGTCAAAGGCCAACCCTCATGCCTGACCTCCATGTCCTTAGCAGATTCAGTgactaaaagaaataatacaatGTCTGCCATatgcaatttaaaatattaaagtagcAGTGGTTTAAAAAACACTTGTGTGATTGCACAGGcatttagtcctagcacttgagaggctgaggcagaagggacAGGAGTTTCCCTGGATGTATGTTACACCACATCTGACTGCTTTCTctagtatatttttttaaagacttattttattctttaattacatatatgttGGTATGTGCATGTTAGTACATAAGCCCTCAGAGGCAGAGGACTAGGATccgctggagctggagttaaaggtggttgtgagccgcccTGCACTGGTTGACTCCAACTTTTATTCTCTACAAAGCCAGTATGTGATTCTAACCGctcagccacttctccagccccttattaattaattttagctGAATATGTCTCAAAGAGTATCATTTAAGTATAATCAATATGAAACAAAGTCTATATGCTATTTGGGGGAGGAGTCTATATGCTCAAACTCTCATGTGTAGAGCTAAGGAGGTAATTCTGTGGTAGAGTCCTTCCTAGCGTGGGAAGAGCCCTAGGTTCTGTCCTCAGCACCATGAAAAAATGTctatatgtatcacattttcattttgaCTACCCACATTTCAAGTGTTCAATAGTCACATGTTGCTCTACTTGTTATCACTGTcacttccacaaaaaaaaaaaaaaaaaaaaaaaaaaaaaaaaaaaaaaaaccccaaatcttCCCTCTTCCTTGATTGTTCAAACAAAATAGAATGGTTGGGTTATTCTAAGCCACTATGAAGTGTGGGCATACTTTATAAGGGCAATTCTGCAAGAATGTATGGAAGAGACTGTCTTATAGGAGAGTAGAGTGTCCTGGAAGTAGAGTAATTTGAAAGAAATGCCTGGCTGGGGGTACTGCTCAGTGGTGTAATGCCTGCCATGAGACCAGAAGTCAATTCTGCAGTCCAGATAAAAGAAACTCTTCTGCAGTAGTGACtgggactgtagctcagtggtacagtgtgtGGTAGAGTGTAGCTCAATGGTACAGTGTGTGCTGAGGATTCAAGAGACTAGggtttgccgggcagtggtggtgcacgcctttaatcccagtacttgggaggcagaggcaggtggatttctgagttcgaggccagcctggtctacagagtgagttccaggacagccagggctacacagagaaaccctgtctcgagaaaccaaaaaaaacaaaaacaaagagactaGGGTTTGAGTATCTGTACTTCAACAAAGGGAAAGCACATTAGCTGTCCTGAATTAAACTGCAAAAACTGTAACCTCACACAATGAATGGAAAACATTAACATGTCCTTTTGCTTATTGTTTCATCATAATGTTTTTAAGGAAGAAATTAGTTACATTAATAAGGTTTCGTAATTTTATTTcggggtgtgtgtgggtgagacagggtttctctgtgtggtcctggatgtcatggaactcactctgtagaccaggctgaccttgaactcagagatccacctgcctctgcctcccaagtgctgggattaaaggtgcacatcaccattgcctggctggttccataattttttttaaaattctatctccCAGTCTTTCTTCCTTATGGAAAAGGAAATAgggtcatttattttctttcttgaaatagGATCCAGGCTGCTATCAAGAAAACCATTGCTTTCAACGCTTGCTGGTACTCAAGTATAGAATGACATTAAAACTTTTTCATGTTGTCCAATTCAATATAAAGGCTAAGAATTTACCTAAAAGCAGATGTTGGATATTTCGATGTTGAAACCATTTGTAAAATGCTTTCAAGCTGTGctattaaaggacattttaaggaGTAAGTGTCCTGACAAATTGATGATTAAGACTGGTAGAAACCAGGATGCACACAGTCTTTTAAACACCAATGAGTTAGCCCTCTCTGACCCagtgccttgtgcatgctaggcaaacactaccaGTGTGCTGCACGTCAGTTTTCTAAGTGCTTGGTTACAGCtctacaccaccatgcccattaAACATTATGAgtatttattggtttatttatgtatttcctgtgagcacgtgtggaggtcagaggacaactctcaggaGGCGTCTTTCTCTTTCCACTACATGGATCTTAGGGAATCAAAGTCAggtcaatttatttattcatttgtgtgtatgtgcatctgtgtgtatgcatatggtcatgtgtgccatggcacacatactcaggtcagaggacaaattatGGGAGTCAATTCTCTCTGTATTGTGGGTCCCAGgcttgatggcacacactttcactctctgagccatcttaacCCCTCCTTTTGAGATAGAGGTCACGCTGGCCTTCAGTTTCATTTGGAGCCAGGCTGGGCTGTCTCTACTAtatgagtgctgggtttacaaaGAAGGTGctactacattaaaaaaatatttagattgttctttaaatttttaaaccctttttgattctttgtgaatttcacatcatgcaacTAAATCCCACTCGTCTCCCTATCCCTCCATAGCCACTGGTTACCCTTTCAActtcccccaaagaaaacaaaatgaatgttaaaataaatacaatcaaaagaaaaaaaaaaaagaaaacatcttgcCACGGAAGCTGTACTCTGTGCCACATTATACCCTTTTGCCAGATCAGCTTCACTTTCAATTGTTCATTGCAGTGAATGATTGGCCTGGTTCAAGGCCTCCGGCTTCTGCTATGCTCTCAACATTAGATCTCATTGGTACTCCTCTCAGAtaatcctgttgttgccctgagGTGTCACCGTGTTTAACAATGTTGATGAGTTTTTAAAGTGATTTCCAAATAGTACACTCATTTCTCTTTAGTCATACCCTGACCTGTCCTGTGGCCCTTTAGGAGTTCAACACTTAATATAAATGTAGACGTAAGTTTATAGTGTGAAACTGACTTTGCTGAATGAAGGATTCCATCATTCATAAGTTTTCCCAAGCCAGAAACCCAGACCTAACGCATGACCCCTTCTCCCTCACTCATTCCGCTAAACTAAGTGCCAAATCCGTACAAGTCCGCCTTTTGAAGTACTTCACTAGTCTGCAATAGGCTCTCATCCTTGCCGCCCCAGTTCGGGCTTTCATCACTTTCCTCTTAGCTATTGCAACAGTCTCCAAACCAGTTTTGCTGCCTTGAGCTTCAGCCTGCCCTCCACCCCTCAATTTAGTCTCCAGCTCCTAGCAGAACCATCTTGCTAAAATGCAGATGTGATCATACCGCTCCCCTAATTAAAAAGAACACCGAGTTCTTCCCAGGGCTGCAGATACAATCCAAACTTATGAGTGTGCTGTACAAAGCATTTAATAGTCAGAGCCCAAATTATCCCATTAGCCTTGACTTCTGCCTTATATCTAGagcaataataatattattagtgGTTCTCTAGTAAGACTTATCCTTTTAGGAActgttttctttctacttcttgCATCAATGGGATGTATCATCTTCAGGCTTGTTCTAATGTCCCTTCATCTCCACACTAGTCATTTGTTCTTTTATCCTTTGTGTCTTATTGTTTATTGAGAGACCTTGAAACTAGAATACTATTTGTTGTAGTTGTATTGATAACGAGCATTAACAGTTGGCTGTTAACCTTGAGATTTTTGGTTCTTTGCTGCTATTTATAGCCTCTGGGAGCGCCCAGAAACAGTTGCCTCATtgcaaaacctttttttttccttcttattctAGATTTGGGACCTTCTGAAGCTTTAATAGTGCCAATAGGATGTCTCCAAATAAATAGGGTTCTGcttcatctatctattatctatctatatctatctatctatctatctatctatctatcatctatctatccattatcTATTTATGTTAgctatgtgtattatgtgtgctTGCTTAtctgtatatgtaccacatgtgttcaGTTGTACCAGAGACCAGAAGGTGTTGGTGtctaggaactggagttatgggacagttgtgagccacccaatataTATACTTGGAactaaacctgagtcctctgcaagatcagcaggTGCTTTTctccactgtgccatctccccagtcccactaCGTATATAATTCTTTATTGTCATTTAAAAGTGAAACTATTGCACAAGAAGAATCTTGAGTATCAAAATTCATGTAATTCAGACATTCAGTAGCCCTTTTCTCTGTCCAGGACACCAGGAcagtatttttaaagatacacacacacacacacacacacacacaatttattctCTCATCACTCCACTAGTAACCTGAGGGAGCCTGCATGTATGAGTAGGTTTGGTTGAGTCTGAGTATAGAATACCTTCTTGAAACAAAGCCCTCCTGCCTGCTGTCATGAATGATTGTGTTGTTTGCTTGACTTCTTTGTCTTTAATCATTAAAGCTGGCAGAACTTTTTTAAAGTGACCATTTACTTTGGTTCCACTTGAAAAGTCAAGATATAGAGTAGAATTAGTTTAAAGAGGGATTAATTTGTCAGACTTTTGATACTGTGTTATTTGGTGTGTATTTGTCCtctatattattcattgtataatTGAGAATTTCTTTGTCAATGTTTGCTTTTCAGGCTGGTTGGAAGGAAAATCATGCCACATTCATGAGCGAACTGAAAAATCTCCAGGCTTCTGGACTGACAACTCTTGGTCAGGCTCTAAGATCCTCCTTTGATTTGTTAAATCTCAATAGACTAATATCTGGAATAGACAATTATGGACAGGTAACAATTTTTTGAGTAAATACAGTTAATTTATTTTGATGACTTGGGGTAAGAGTGCAAAATTGGGCAAGATTTGTGGCACCCATAGTATCAAGCAAAAAGAGGTGCATGTGCCTTTTAGATGTACACgtcataaaaacattaaatagacCCAACTTTTTTGGTTCTTTATATCAATTCATCAATCAATGGTTTATATAGTAAATGAAACTCCTATCATTTAATAATCAGAAATGTGGCAGTATAATGAAAAAGGTACTGTAAAATGTTGGAAGAAGACAGTTGGAGAGAAAtcttctgtgtcctttcttctctccccttccccaaatctgataattttttttaagctcTCGAAAAAGGGGGAGGGCAGAGAAGAACTTGCTCCTGCCATCATTGTCCTTTTCTATCCTGGACAGTATCCCCAGTGACATTGTCCAAGCTGCAGAGCATATGCTACAGAGTCCCCCAATCTGTGCCAGGATGTTAACTCAGGTGAACTAGTTCATGAGTATGGGTGAGGCTTTTAGTTCTTATATACTAAGGAAAACTTGATCATGTTTGAGGGATCACTGGTAAGGCAGATGTAGGAGTGTAAGAGCAATTGTCTACTTTACACAgctctaatattttttttaaatatattttagggGAGAAATCCATTTTTTTTAGAGCCGTCTATTTTAATTACCATCACAGATGGAAACAAGTTAACAAGTACTGCTAGCGTTCAAGAAGAGGTGAGATATAATTTCTTTGAATTTCATTTAAATAGCAGAGAACATACAGCTATTTTGGTGGGAGGCATGTATTTCTAGTTAAGAATAACGTTTGCAACAATCTATCTTGGTAGTccttgagagatggcttagttctGCTGAATTCCATGAAAGCGAAGCAAACCCGTTAactctttcttcattttgatCTGGGTTGCTATATTGaaccttttaaaattttgccTTGTCAGCTTCATCTTCCTTTGAATTCTCCTCTGCCTGGAAGTGAACTAACCAAAGAACCTTTTCGTTGGGATCAAAGGTTATTTGCCCTGGTGTTGCGTTTGCCTGGAGTGGCTTCTACTGAACCAGAGCAGCTAGGGAGTGTCCCAAGTGATGAATCGGCCATCACGCAGATGTGCGAGGTCACAGGAGGTACTggtgttgtgtcatatctctgaaGGAAGAACTGTGGGTAGGAATGTAGAGTTGTTTCTTACTAAATGCCCTAGCTAGCCTTTGCTTGCTTGCCTCTGAAATCTGTGATCTCTGCTGTATAAGTTCAGACCACTTTCCTGCTACTGCAGTTGTGATGGTTCTAAATTGGattttggggtttcaaatgcttgTGTTGGGAACCAGTATTTGGTTTGACCAAATGGTGagctctttatttttctctctggcaTAGGTCGCTCCTACTGTGTGAGAACACAAAGAATGTTAAATCAGTGTTTAGAATCACTAGTTCAAAAAGTACAGAGTGGTGTagttattaattttgaaaaaacaGGACCGGATCCACTTCCTGTTGGAGAAGGTACAGTAATCGTTTTCTTTTAAAGCAACAACTTTTTAAACCATAAATACTATGTGTGAGAATGATCTGAGATTGAAAAGACATCAATCATGCAGTAGAATCTTCAGTAGCCATCTGCATTCCAGTCATTGAGAGCATCCATCAAGACAACTAATGTATGACCACTGCCCGTGCATGTGTCAGGTGGCCAAATTCTAGTAACCTTCATTTCATGTCAAACATTTCCCTGAGAAAATTTCTGCTTTCTCTGACCCTAGTTTCTGGatgacattcattcattccttttctCTGCTCCCAAAATATTTGGATATCCACTATAGTGTAGCACTTGAGTAAGTGGATCTCATTTGGAGCTTGTGATGACCAAGAGCTAAATTATCTTTATGAAATCTGTGTTACTAACCACCCCATAGGAAAAGAGTGTGTATGTTTATTCAGGAATTTACAGTATTCTGTAAGGTCATTTCTTGGTGTTTTCTTGACCATTCTTTAACTGCAGTATGTTTTGACATCTACAAATACAGAAGCCATAGCTAATTTTGCATAAGGAGCTTAAACCATATTGAATCTCCAGATGGCATGTCAAGTGGATGTTTCTGAATGGGTTTCAGAGGGATCAGGGGGACTAAGTTATGCCTTAGTAACACAGTGCAAGATTGCCTTAAAGCTTGTTCTTGATTCTCCTTTCTCTTAGCATGCCTGTGTGCACAGACATGATggagggtggggagtggagggggggggacagggacagggagagagactgagatttcatcatggtgttttgtttgaGCTGACTCCCTTTGGTAAGGCTAAAAGGACCCCGCTATACATGGCAGAAAGTGATACATTTTTGTCAAAAGAAATGAATCTTGTGTTTCTTGACTTATTTTACTCTTTGGCTCTTGTATCCCTTTGAGAAATTATCACAAAATAGAGATTCCTTTGCCTGGAGGAAAGGACTTAAGTCACACACATAGTTTTATGCCTAATTTCAGGAATTTCTTGGATTTCTAAGTTAAGAATATCTGCCAAAGAAGACTGGGGCTTCACAGCATACTTTAAATAAACAATATATGAAGGGTGTGTTAGTAACTGACTGCCCAGCCCATAATTTTGTGTTTACTTCCTTATCATGAGTAGAGTGGGAAAGTTCCAGATGGCAATACTAGTTGGATTTGTTGTCATATAAATAGCTTAGGTATTCTTTCCAGCTCCATTGTTTCTCTTTATCCAAAGTTCTTTTAATCTTGAAGAATctgataaaagtaaataatacttaGCTCAGAAAGGTAGGCATCCCCATTAGTGTGAGCCCAACTTTAGAGGGATTCTCAAATGTATTTACATCTTTCTCCTGGAGCCTATGAATCACTAAAAGAATCTCCTGGCCTGAAGTAATGACTTGTTGAAAATAATaccaaaataagtaaatcaagaAAAATGATAGTAAAATATCCTTCCTACTTATAATTTAAACTACAAATCATGGCAtaaaggggtttttgtttttgttttggacaggCAAAAGAAGTAAgcttaatttaaataattaaaacgcATTAATGATATATTACTATGTGGCCAGATTACAAAGAATTGTAACGGTGTATGGAAAAACATGGGGTGAATTCTCCCATGACGACCTTGAGACATTTGCTTTACATTCCCTGCCCCTATATATACACAGATTAtgtcacagagatgtcctctctctTCAAGTGAATTTGGAATGTGTATGTTTTGCTTTTGAGGTCATTGGCTTTAGAGCAAAAATGTAAATGGAATTTATAATCTATTTTGCCAGATCCCCAAAACGTAAAGACTATCCATGGAACAAATGATTTCATCTGCCTAATTTGGTAACTGAACTCTTGAACAACCATTGTGTTGTGATGTGTTTAATTTATTTGTCCAAGTCACACATACTATAAAACTAGTTTTGTGCTAGTTTTCCACACAACTTCATATTTTCATAGTAGATTAAGAATGTGGGAGGTGTTGAGTTAAAGGGAAAATTAGATTAAAATTGTCTCAAGAGGGAAAGCAGAAATCCTTGGGTGGTCACTGTTCTTCCGTCCTTCATTTTACATAAACcatatttttggttttaatttgtcCTTTGCCTGAAACTGAAAGTTGTGTGCAAGAAGATAAATAACTGTGAAAAGCAGCTGTGTCTTCTCTCATGTATTTCTCTTTGTAGACACACTGATGGATTCGTGCAGGCCAAGCAACCTATCTGCTGCTCAGCCATGGCATAGTTGTCATAAACTCATCTACGTACGACCCAATTCTAAAACTGGTGTTCCTGTTGGACATTGGCCAATTCCAGAATCATTTTGGCCAGAACAGAATTTACCTTCACTAGTAAGTGTTATAAATTAAAAGGGTAAACACTGGACTGGGTTTTTAATTCCATGAcagtgaaacttttaaaaatgactttaagGCTTTTAAGCTGTGCCTGAGGCAAGCAGATACCCACTCTTTTGGTTGCCGTCTCTTATTGAAAGGCTAGGTCTGTACCTTAAAGCAGGGGAGAGGAATGAATGGTCTTTATGTTTTCATACCGTTTTGTCTTTTGTACTGTTGCCTTTACCATGTGGATTTTAAAgcattgcttttaattttttatttttacatttatttagtgtgcctgagtgtgtaaCCAAAGCTagcttgcttgcatgtatgtatgtatgtatgtatgtatgtatgtatgttttttcaagatagggtttctgtgtatagccctggctgtcctggaactctctttgtagaacaggttggccttgaaatcacagatatcctcctgcttctgccatcTGATACCCAGTGATAAAATAGCTTCTCTGTTGTTCTAGTGTGGTGCCCCAAATACTCAGGCCTTTGACGTCTCACCAAAAGTACCCTCAGCTTTAGCTATTCAAAGCAAACCTGTGGGTATGAGCAATGCTGTAAAATCCCTTTGAGGCCTCGGAAGTTGtgaccaaatatataaatatagtttatatattttgaatatggCTATTTTGATGTGTTTGAAAGCAAATTAGGaggtcattatttttaatgttttctcctCCCTAAAGGATACATTTTTCCAAGTAGCATTTGTATTTATGATCTATCTAGCtatgtgtttgcttttcttatttttatttttcatagcaaTATTGGGAGTTAGTGCTTCACATGGTCTAGGCAGGTGCAGCCCTACATTGACTATTTTACTgtggaaaataaaatggaaaaaatgtgatctttttttttaagtatagaatagagtttatttagggacATGGGACGGGGAGTTGagaaggtagtagaggcagagagagagatcgTAGTTTTTACTGTCAATATTAGTGTACAAGAagataaataactataaaaaccAGTGTGACTTCTCACACGTATTTCTCTTGTAGACACACTAGGATCCACATATATATGTCTTCTTGAGCCTGAGTTACCTTGTTTAATAAAGCGTTTCCCAGTTGCACCCATTATCCTACAAATttgagaatttaatttttatggCGGAAATtccattatatatacattttttttgccATTTATTCATCTACTGATGGACATCTCAGTTCGTGCCATGTTTTTAATCAAGTGACTCTGTTTCATAGGAATTaacatttgttttactttttttcttaagatgGGTTCTCActctagctcaggctggctttgaactcacggGCAGTCCTTCTTACTCAGCTTCTCAAGTACCTATAGGCATGCCCTGGTGAGCCATTTACTTTTCAATGATTAGTGATTGtgcaatgtttaaaaaattatctctAAGCAAAGGTTTGTCTTTTGGTATCTGCATTTGGGAAAGAGAGTTGGATGCTCTAGTTAGTCTTAGTAACAGAGAAATTGACTTTTTCAGGGACAGCATTTAGGAAAACATGAGGCTATAGGAAACACATTCTGCTCCCTATTCTGAAGTAAAGAAAGCCCAAGTAATTCATGTGTGGGCTGTGTCTGAGGAAGCAGAGTACAAACATCATTGCTCTTCTCAAATACTTTACTTGCCTCATTCAGATAATCTGTATTTTAAGTTCTAGAAATTTCCAAACTGAACTGTGTTTTCTTCTGGGCTACACTTTTGGATTCTTATATTTGCAGGCAGGAATAGCTGTGGAAGGCTCAGAAAAACTACACACCTTTTTGTCTCTTCTGTGGGTGAGGGAaaaggtttctttgttttcttctaggGCTCCAAGGAGGCAAACCTGTCAGCTCTTAGCCCCTTCAAACCCCTAAGTAAATGTCTCAGTGACAGATTTATGGGTTTTACTCTGGTGGTTattgatgttttaaaagaattcacAGCTAAGAAATCAGAAACATTTTACAACACTGGTTAAAATTGAAATAAGGGACTGCTACAATAATGGAAACTCCAGTAATTGATAAACAGTTCATATTACCATTCCCCCACATGTGGAAGGTCAGTGGAGAGCTGGTTTTGTCCTGTTTCACACATCTTATGagtttataaatgataaaaaaacatCTCTCAGCCTtgctgtcctcctgtctctgtggtGTTCTCTAGTTATACAAACCCAGTGATAAAATCTCTGTTGTTCTAGTGTGGTGCCCCAAACACTCAGGCCTTTGAAGTCTCACCAAAAGTACCCTCAGCTTTAGCTATTCAAAGCAAACCTGAGGGTATGAACAATGCTGTAAAATCCCTTTGTGCCCCGGAAGTTGTGCCCAGATCATTCTCACTGTGTCTCTTGCCCTTCCATAcctttgctctttttcttttacttcttggtGGCTTGAGCTCTGCCATTACTTCATCAGAAAAAGACCAAGATTCTCCTTGCCCAGTGGTGTCTCAATTTTCCACCCTATGATACAGAGGAATCTATGATACAGGGAATGCTTAAAGGTCACAAAATGGATTTTGAAGTGCAAGTTTATCCTATGGATGTAAGGGTTACTTTAACCTAAGTAACGTAGATCATGTTTCACTGAAATTCTAGCTCTGGACTACCTTATTTTCCCTCTTCCTAATGCTAAGTAGAGGTTAGAGGTGAAGAACTTGAgtcaaccccctcccccccatggaAGCCACTGGGGATTCTCAAAGCTCTAAAAACTTTTGAATACTAGTCTGTATCTTAGTGACGGTTTGACAAAAATATAACAGGGCTTTCAGAATGGTTAAAATTGTGAGCTTGCTTGATATCCAATCatatttcctctctttctctttttagccTCCACGAACATCACATCCTGTTGTGAGGTTTTCCTGTGTCGATTGTGAGCCAATGGTTATAGATAAACTTCCCTTTGACAAATATGAACTTGAACCGTCTCCCTTAACTCAGTACATCTTGGAAAGAAAATCTCCTCATACTTGCTGGCAGGTACTTATCTAATCATTTTGGGATCTAGGAATTGTCTATAAAAGTTTCAACATTGGGGAGGGTAGGTCTAGacagatagctcaatggttaagaatgcATTTTGACCAGacttggtggtgcacgcctttaatcccagcacttgggaggcagaggcaggtggatttctgagttctgaggccagcctggtctacagagtgagttccaggacagccagggctacacagaaaaacaaacataaaatgcaTGCtatggctggaaagatggctcagtggttaagagcactggctgctcatgcAGAGATCccgaattcaattcccagcaaccacgtggtagctcaccactgtctgtaatgggctctgatgccctcttctgtcatacAGGCATATATGCAAATAGAACATTGATATACATAAATGAACCTTAAAAATTGCATTCTAATCTTACAAAGACCCCAAGTTCAGTTCTGTTCTTCACATCAGGTAGCTCCCAGCCTCCAGTGATTATAGCCCCCAATGATCTGATGGCATCATTCTCACCTCTGGATTtaccatacatgcacatactcctctacacacatacacatactttaaataaaaatagggcctgaagagatgctcttgcaaaggataCAGATTCAGTTTTAGTATTCATGTGGCATGgggcagttcacagctgtctataactccacttCTAGGGATCAGATGTCCTCTACTGGCCTTTGTGGGTATCAGGGATatatgtggtgtacatacatata contains:
- the LOC117694457 gene encoding integrator complex subunit 6-like isoform X6, encoding MPILLFLIDTSASMNQRTDLGTSYLDIAKGAVELFLKLRARDPASRGDRYMLVTYDEPPYCIKAGWKENHATFMSELKNLQASGLTTLGQALRSSFDLLNLNRLISGIDNYGQGRNPFFLEPSILITITDGNKLTSTASVQEELHLPLNSPLPGSELTKEPFRWDQRLFALVLRLPGVASTEPEQLGSVPSDESAITQMCEVTGGTGVVSYL